A genomic stretch from Malus domestica chromosome 15, GDT2T_hap1 includes:
- the LOC139192353 gene encoding uncharacterized protein isoform X3, with product MQMERDCTSSRDRTGGDAEAVAIRHQTTSDFVLQWGNRKRLRCMKIQVKEKDDSSGATVTRTTVRVDRRVVRPDKDLANQPSTTVNQTSNGYLNLRQRPLSPQQPLPQRILRNSVITSAAAMRGQSNGGGGGVRGITSPDRGAHDKKNHHHHHNEINHHNKSAASSDTAHDSKKGGTSSGSGEAAAGPPMVWPPKFVIALTNKEKEEDFMAIKGSKLPQRPKKRAKFIQRTLNLVSPGSWLCDLTLERYEVREKKISKKRPRGLKAMGNVVESDSE from the exons ATGCAGATGGAAAGGGACTGTACCAGCAGTAGAGATAGAACCGGTGGGGATGCGGAGGCGGTTGCGATCCGACACCAAACGACGTCGGATTTCGTTTTGCAGTGGGGGAACCGCAAGCGCCTCCGGTGTATGAAGATCCAGGTCAAGGAGAAGGACGACTCCAGCGGCGCCACGGTTACCCGAACCACGGTCCGGGTTGATCGCCGGGTCGTTCGACCCGATAAGGACTTGGCCAATCAGCCTTCCACCACCGTTAATCAGACGAGTAACGGGTATTTGAATCTCCGTCAACGGCCGTTATCTCCCCAGCAACCGCTACCTCAGCGGATTCTCAG AAACTCAGTGATTACGAGCGCTGCTGCCATGAGAGGCCAGAGCAACGGCGGAGGAGGAGGGGTGAGGGGAATTACCTCGCCGGACAGGGGTGCGCACGATAAGaaaaaccaccaccaccaccataatGAGATTAATCATCACAACAAGTCTGCAGCGTCTTCGGACACGGCGCACGATAGCAAGAAGGGCGGGACTTCGTCGGGGAGCGGAGAGGCGGCGGCGGGGCCACCGATGGTGTGGCCGCCGAAGTTCGTGATTGCTTTGACCAATAAAGAGAAAGAGGAGGACTTCATGGCGATTAAAGGGTCGAAATTGCCTCAGAGACCAAAGAAGCGGGCGAAGTTCATCCAACGCACCCTCAAt CTTGTGAGCCCGGGATCATGGCTCTGTGATCTGACGCTGGAACGGTACGAGGTCCGGGAGAAGAAGATTTCCAAAAAG AGACCGAGAGGGTTAAAGGCAATGGGCAATGTGGTGGAGTCTGACTCTGAATAA
- the LOC139192353 gene encoding uncharacterized protein isoform X2, producing the protein MERDCTSSRDRTGGDAEAVAIRHQTTSDFVLQWGNRKRLRCMKIQVKEKDDSSGATVTRTTVRVDRRVVRPDKDLANQPSTTVNQTSNGYLNLRQRPLSPQQPLPQRILRNSVITSAAAMRGQSNGGGGGVRGITSPDRGAHDKKNHHHHHNEINHHNKSAASSDTAHDSKKGGTSSGSGEAAAGPPMVWPPKFVIALTNKEKEEDFMAIKGSKLPQRPKKRAKFIQRTLNLVSPGSWLCDLTLERYEVREKKISKKVCLHWKLYLLGPDGIQRGMFLCESAFLNANLVETERVKGNGQCGGV; encoded by the exons ATGGAAAGGGACTGTACCAGCAGTAGAGATAGAACCGGTGGGGATGCGGAGGCGGTTGCGATCCGACACCAAACGACGTCGGATTTCGTTTTGCAGTGGGGGAACCGCAAGCGCCTCCGGTGTATGAAGATCCAGGTCAAGGAGAAGGACGACTCCAGCGGCGCCACGGTTACCCGAACCACGGTCCGGGTTGATCGCCGGGTCGTTCGACCCGATAAGGACTTGGCCAATCAGCCTTCCACCACCGTTAATCAGACGAGTAACGGGTATTTGAATCTCCGTCAACGGCCGTTATCTCCCCAGCAACCGCTACCTCAGCGGATTCTCAG AAACTCAGTGATTACGAGCGCTGCTGCCATGAGAGGCCAGAGCAACGGCGGAGGAGGAGGGGTGAGGGGAATTACCTCGCCGGACAGGGGTGCGCACGATAAGaaaaaccaccaccaccaccataatGAGATTAATCATCACAACAAGTCTGCAGCGTCTTCGGACACGGCGCACGATAGCAAGAAGGGCGGGACTTCGTCGGGGAGCGGAGAGGCGGCGGCGGGGCCACCGATGGTGTGGCCGCCGAAGTTCGTGATTGCTTTGACCAATAAAGAGAAAGAGGAGGACTTCATGGCGATTAAAGGGTCGAAATTGCCTCAGAGACCAAAGAAGCGGGCGAAGTTCATCCAACGCACCCTCAAt CTTGTGAGCCCGGGATCATGGCTCTGTGATCTGACGCTGGAACGGTACGAGGTCCGGGAGAAGAAGATTTCCAAAAAG GTATGTCTGCATTGGAAGTTATACCTACTTGGGCCGGATGGTATACAACGGGGCATGTTTCTTTGTGAGAGTGCCTTTCTAAACGCTAATCTCGTCG AGACCGAGAGGGTTAAAGGCAATGGGCAATGTGGTGGAGTCTGA
- the LOC139192353 gene encoding uncharacterized protein isoform X4 — protein MERDCTSSRDRTGGDAEAVAIRHQTTSDFVLQWGNRKRLRCMKIQVKEKDDSSGATVTRTTVRVDRRVVRPDKDLANQPSTTVNQTSNGYLNLRQRPLSPQQPLPQRILRNSVITSAAAMRGQSNGGGGGVRGITSPDRGAHDKKNHHHHHNEINHHNKSAASSDTAHDSKKGGTSSGSGEAAAGPPMVWPPKFVIALTNKEKEEDFMAIKGSKLPQRPKKRAKFIQRTLNLVSPGSWLCDLTLERYEVREKKISKKRPRGLKAMGNVVESDSE, from the exons ATGGAAAGGGACTGTACCAGCAGTAGAGATAGAACCGGTGGGGATGCGGAGGCGGTTGCGATCCGACACCAAACGACGTCGGATTTCGTTTTGCAGTGGGGGAACCGCAAGCGCCTCCGGTGTATGAAGATCCAGGTCAAGGAGAAGGACGACTCCAGCGGCGCCACGGTTACCCGAACCACGGTCCGGGTTGATCGCCGGGTCGTTCGACCCGATAAGGACTTGGCCAATCAGCCTTCCACCACCGTTAATCAGACGAGTAACGGGTATTTGAATCTCCGTCAACGGCCGTTATCTCCCCAGCAACCGCTACCTCAGCGGATTCTCAG AAACTCAGTGATTACGAGCGCTGCTGCCATGAGAGGCCAGAGCAACGGCGGAGGAGGAGGGGTGAGGGGAATTACCTCGCCGGACAGGGGTGCGCACGATAAGaaaaaccaccaccaccaccataatGAGATTAATCATCACAACAAGTCTGCAGCGTCTTCGGACACGGCGCACGATAGCAAGAAGGGCGGGACTTCGTCGGGGAGCGGAGAGGCGGCGGCGGGGCCACCGATGGTGTGGCCGCCGAAGTTCGTGATTGCTTTGACCAATAAAGAGAAAGAGGAGGACTTCATGGCGATTAAAGGGTCGAAATTGCCTCAGAGACCAAAGAAGCGGGCGAAGTTCATCCAACGCACCCTCAAt CTTGTGAGCCCGGGATCATGGCTCTGTGATCTGACGCTGGAACGGTACGAGGTCCGGGAGAAGAAGATTTCCAAAAAG AGACCGAGAGGGTTAAAGGCAATGGGCAATGTGGTGGAGTCTGACTCTGAATAA
- the LOC139192355 gene encoding glycosyltransferase BC10-like isoform X2 encodes MNLQSRAVPLEEGKDPGVSSRASQTKALPIRLLQLFALFLLFCITFSVIGVYTIRHFGINGVMTTAATSFQPCLEEPRGLDRWIKPPSSVKHTMNDEELFWRASFTPRIKKYPFEKVPKIAFMFLTKGPLPLAPLWERFLKGHEGLYSVYVHSLPSFQPHFNPSSVFYGRHIPSQVAEWGRMSICDAERRLLANALLDVSNEWFILLSESCIPLYNFSVVHHYLMKSKYSYVGAFDDPGPHGRGRYNYNMAPEVKISNWRKGSQWFEVNRKLAVSIVEDTKYYPKFKEFCRPACYVDEHYFPTMLTIEAGNSLANRSITWVDWSRGGPHPATFGRADITEEFLKRIFRGQRCTYNGQNSTICFLFGRKFAPSAMEPLLHLAPKFLGF; translated from the exons ATG AATTTGCAATCGAGGGCTGTGCCGTTAGAGGAAGGCAAGGACCCTGGTGTTAGCAGCCGGGCAAGCCAAACGAAGGCCTTGCCGATTAGGCTACTTCAGTTATTCGCGCTGTTTCTGCTTTTCTGTATTACATTCTCAGTCATTGGTGTATACACAATTCGGCATTTTGGAATCAATGGCGTCATGACAACAGCCGCGACCTCTTTCCAGCCGTGCCTTGAGGAACCAAGAGGTTTGGACCGATGGATTAAGCCGCCATCAAGTGTTAAACACACCATGAACGATGAGGAACTGTTCTGGAGGGCTTCTTTTACGCCTAGGATAAAGAAATATCCTTTTGAGAAAGTTCCAAAGAttgcatttatgttcttgacTAAGGGGCCGTTGCCGCTGGCACCCCTTTGGGAGAGGTTTCTGAAGGGACACGAAGGGCTTTATTCAGTCTACGTTCATTCACTACCGTCGTTTCAACCCCATTTTAATCCTTCGTCAGTTTTTTATGGGAGACATATACCAAGCCAG GTTGCCGAGTGGGGAAGAATGAGTATATGTGATGCTGAGAGAAGACTCCTGGCTAATGCATTGCTCGACGTATCCAACGAATGGTTCATTCTTCTTTCTGAATCATGCATTCCGCTCTATAATTTCAGTGTCGTTCACCACTACTTGATGAAGTCCAAGTACAGCTATGTCGGTGCATTTGATGACCCCGGGCCACATGGAAGAGGACGCTACAATTATAACATGGCACCTGAAGTGAAAATATCCAATTGGCGCAAGGGCTCCCAGTGGTTCGAAGTTAACCGAAAGCTTGCCGTCAGCATTGTCGAGGATACAAAATATTACCCCAAATTTAAGGAGTTCTGTAGACCCGCATGTTACGTTGATGAGCACTACTTCCCCACCATGCTAACCATTGAAGCCGGGAATTCTTTAGCAAATAGAAGCATTACTTGGGTGGATTGGTCACGGGGTGGACCTCACCCGGCTACCTTTGGAAGAGCGGATATCACCGAGGAATTTCTCAAGAGAATTTTCAGGGGTCAACGCTGCACTTACAATGGCCAGAACTCAACAATCTGCTTTCTTTTTGGAAGGAAGTTTGCTCCGAGTGCCATGGAACCTCTTTTGCATTTAGCACCAAAGTTTCTGGGCTTCTAA
- the LOC139192355 gene encoding glycosyltransferase BC10-like isoform X1 has product MQNLQSRAVPLEEGKDPGVSSRASQTKALPIRLLQLFALFLLFCITFSVIGVYTIRHFGINGVMTTAATSFQPCLEEPRGLDRWIKPPSSVKHTMNDEELFWRASFTPRIKKYPFEKVPKIAFMFLTKGPLPLAPLWERFLKGHEGLYSVYVHSLPSFQPHFNPSSVFYGRHIPSQVAEWGRMSICDAERRLLANALLDVSNEWFILLSESCIPLYNFSVVHHYLMKSKYSYVGAFDDPGPHGRGRYNYNMAPEVKISNWRKGSQWFEVNRKLAVSIVEDTKYYPKFKEFCRPACYVDEHYFPTMLTIEAGNSLANRSITWVDWSRGGPHPATFGRADITEEFLKRIFRGQRCTYNGQNSTICFLFGRKFAPSAMEPLLHLAPKFLGF; this is encoded by the exons ATGCAGAATTTGCAATCGAGGGCTGTGCCGTTAGAGGAAGGCAAGGACCCTGGTGTTAGCAGCCGGGCAAGCCAAACGAAGGCCTTGCCGATTAGGCTACTTCAGTTATTCGCGCTGTTTCTGCTTTTCTGTATTACATTCTCAGTCATTGGTGTATACACAATTCGGCATTTTGGAATCAATGGCGTCATGACAACAGCCGCGACCTCTTTCCAGCCGTGCCTTGAGGAACCAAGAGGTTTGGACCGATGGATTAAGCCGCCATCAAGTGTTAAACACACCATGAACGATGAGGAACTGTTCTGGAGGGCTTCTTTTACGCCTAGGATAAAGAAATATCCTTTTGAGAAAGTTCCAAAGAttgcatttatgttcttgacTAAGGGGCCGTTGCCGCTGGCACCCCTTTGGGAGAGGTTTCTGAAGGGACACGAAGGGCTTTATTCAGTCTACGTTCATTCACTACCGTCGTTTCAACCCCATTTTAATCCTTCGTCAGTTTTTTATGGGAGACATATACCAAGCCAG GTTGCCGAGTGGGGAAGAATGAGTATATGTGATGCTGAGAGAAGACTCCTGGCTAATGCATTGCTCGACGTATCCAACGAATGGTTCATTCTTCTTTCTGAATCATGCATTCCGCTCTATAATTTCAGTGTCGTTCACCACTACTTGATGAAGTCCAAGTACAGCTATGTCGGTGCATTTGATGACCCCGGGCCACATGGAAGAGGACGCTACAATTATAACATGGCACCTGAAGTGAAAATATCCAATTGGCGCAAGGGCTCCCAGTGGTTCGAAGTTAACCGAAAGCTTGCCGTCAGCATTGTCGAGGATACAAAATATTACCCCAAATTTAAGGAGTTCTGTAGACCCGCATGTTACGTTGATGAGCACTACTTCCCCACCATGCTAACCATTGAAGCCGGGAATTCTTTAGCAAATAGAAGCATTACTTGGGTGGATTGGTCACGGGGTGGACCTCACCCGGCTACCTTTGGAAGAGCGGATATCACCGAGGAATTTCTCAAGAGAATTTTCAGGGGTCAACGCTGCACTTACAATGGCCAGAACTCAACAATCTGCTTTCTTTTTGGAAGGAAGTTTGCTCCGAGTGCCATGGAACCTCTTTTGCATTTAGCACCAAAGTTTCTGGGCTTCTAA
- the LOC139192353 gene encoding uncharacterized protein isoform X1, translated as MQMERDCTSSRDRTGGDAEAVAIRHQTTSDFVLQWGNRKRLRCMKIQVKEKDDSSGATVTRTTVRVDRRVVRPDKDLANQPSTTVNQTSNGYLNLRQRPLSPQQPLPQRILRNSVITSAAAMRGQSNGGGGGVRGITSPDRGAHDKKNHHHHHNEINHHNKSAASSDTAHDSKKGGTSSGSGEAAAGPPMVWPPKFVIALTNKEKEEDFMAIKGSKLPQRPKKRAKFIQRTLNLVSPGSWLCDLTLERYEVREKKISKKVCLHWKLYLLGPDGIQRGMFLCESAFLNANLVETERVKGNGQCGGV; from the exons ATGCAGATGGAAAGGGACTGTACCAGCAGTAGAGATAGAACCGGTGGGGATGCGGAGGCGGTTGCGATCCGACACCAAACGACGTCGGATTTCGTTTTGCAGTGGGGGAACCGCAAGCGCCTCCGGTGTATGAAGATCCAGGTCAAGGAGAAGGACGACTCCAGCGGCGCCACGGTTACCCGAACCACGGTCCGGGTTGATCGCCGGGTCGTTCGACCCGATAAGGACTTGGCCAATCAGCCTTCCACCACCGTTAATCAGACGAGTAACGGGTATTTGAATCTCCGTCAACGGCCGTTATCTCCCCAGCAACCGCTACCTCAGCGGATTCTCAG AAACTCAGTGATTACGAGCGCTGCTGCCATGAGAGGCCAGAGCAACGGCGGAGGAGGAGGGGTGAGGGGAATTACCTCGCCGGACAGGGGTGCGCACGATAAGaaaaaccaccaccaccaccataatGAGATTAATCATCACAACAAGTCTGCAGCGTCTTCGGACACGGCGCACGATAGCAAGAAGGGCGGGACTTCGTCGGGGAGCGGAGAGGCGGCGGCGGGGCCACCGATGGTGTGGCCGCCGAAGTTCGTGATTGCTTTGACCAATAAAGAGAAAGAGGAGGACTTCATGGCGATTAAAGGGTCGAAATTGCCTCAGAGACCAAAGAAGCGGGCGAAGTTCATCCAACGCACCCTCAAt CTTGTGAGCCCGGGATCATGGCTCTGTGATCTGACGCTGGAACGGTACGAGGTCCGGGAGAAGAAGATTTCCAAAAAG GTATGTCTGCATTGGAAGTTATACCTACTTGGGCCGGATGGTATACAACGGGGCATGTTTCTTTGTGAGAGTGCCTTTCTAAACGCTAATCTCGTCG AGACCGAGAGGGTTAAAGGCAATGGGCAATGTGGTGGAGTCTGA